CTGGGGACGGGTCAGAGCGCGTTTGCCTTGACAGCGCCAGGCGGCGGGCGTAACCTACCGGGGCTTCGTCTCTGGTGCGCCGCGGCACTCTGTACCCGGTTGGTCCGGGGCGGCTGGGGCGGCAACGAAGGGGATCTCAAGAAGGGGAGGCCGACGATGGCCAAACTGGCGATCCACGGCGGCGAGCCGTGCATCAAGGAGCCTGCGTACACGAAGTGGCCAATCGTGGACGAGCGTGACGTCCAGCACGTTGCGGAGGTTGTTCGCGCCGGCCGCGGCGGTTGGTGCCGCCTGGGCGTCGAGGACAGCGAGGTGACCGCTTTCGAGCAGGAGTTCGCCGCCTTCCAGGGCGTCAAGCACTGCCTGGCCGTCAACAACGGCACGGTGGCGATCGAGTGCGCACTGGCCGGGCTGGGGCTTCGCCCGGGCGAAGAGGTGATCGTGCCCGCCATCACCTTCGTCGCCACGGCGTCCGGCGTCCTGATGGCACGGGGCATTCCCGTGTTCGCCGACGTGATTCCGGAGACCTGCCAGATCGACCCGGAAGACATCGAGCGCAAGATCACCAAGCGCACGCGGGGCATCGCCCTGGTGCACTACGGCGGCTACCCCTGCGACATGACGCGGATCATGAAGCTGGCGAAGAAGCACAACCTGTTCGTGCTCGAGGACTGCGCGCACGCGCAGGGCACACAGTGGAACAAGCGCGGCGCCGGCTCGATCGGCGACGTCGGGACGTTCAGCTTCCAGGGCTCGAAGGCCCTGACCAGCGGCGAAGGCGGCGCCATCGTCACGAAGCGCAAGGACGTCTACGAAGCCTGCTGGGCCTACCACCACATCGGGCGAGGGCTGTCCGCCGAGAAGTACGAGCACGAGACCGTCGGGCCGAACCTGCGCCTGTCCGAGCTGCAGGGCGCCATCCTGCGCACGCAGCTCGAGAAGCTGCCCGCGCAGGTCGAGCAGCGCATGGCCACCGAGGCCAGGATCATTGAAGGGCTTGCTGACATCCCCGGCATCAAACCGCTGAAGCAGGACCGGCGCGTGACGCGGCGCGGCTACTACTTCAGCGTCTTCCGCTACGATGAGAAGGCATGGGGCGTCGACCGGGAGACGTTCCGGCGCGCGTTCGGCGCAGAAGGCCTCCGCATCGGCTGCGGCTACGCCACGACCGTCTACGAGCTGCCCGTGTTCGCCAAGTGCGCCTACGACGCCACCGGCTGGCCGGTGGCCGAGGGCGAGAAGGGACACGGACGCGTCGTGCGGTACAACAAAGTGCGCTGCCCGAAGGCGGAATACGTCGCGCACCACGAGCACCTGACGTTCGGCGCGCACACGCTGCTGAACCCGCAGTTCGCGGACCAGGCGCTGGCCGTCCTGCACAAGCTGTGGGACAACCGCGACGAACTGAAGGGCTGAGGCCGATGCTGCGCAGAGGCGGCGCCTGGGTCCCCCCCCGGCGCCGCCTTGTGCTGTACGCACGGCGCCCGGGCGTTCATTGCGGCCCTGCGGCCGGGCGGCTATGATGGACAGAGGTACGGAGGACGAGCAGTGGAAGTGCGTGCGGCGGGTGTTCGGCTCCTGGCAGTGCTGGTGGCGGGCCTGCTTGTGGTCGGTGGCGACGGCTGCGGCCGGACCGAAGAGGCAACAACGGACGTCAGTGACGCAGCGGCGGCCCTTCGTCGGGAAGGTCTCGCCTACGACGTGAGCGAGACGGCCGTGCTGGGCACCATCGGCGCCGAAGGCCTGCGCCTGACCGGCCCGGGTCTGGAGGTGGAACTGTACGTCCTCAACGAACGGGACCACCGCGACCTGGCGCTGACGGCGGTCGCGCGGCTTGCCGCCGGCCAGAGATCCCGGGGCGAACCGTTTCCCGCCCAGGGATTCGCAGCCGGCGACCTGTTCGTGCTGGTCCGGAAGGAACCCGTCGAGGGCCGGGTGCGAAGGGCCCTGGAACGCGTCCTGGCGGCAGCCGAGACGCCGGACGACACGAAGTAGAAACGAGGCGTTATGTATTCCAGAGGAAATGCTGCGAAGGACTTCTTCTCCGGGTCTCCCCTGCACCGCCGGCTGAGCCGGGCGCTCTGTGTGCCGGTCGCCGTCGTCATGCTGGCCGTGCTGGCCTCCGCGCCCGGGTGCGACAAGGCGCCAGAGGGAGGGGCCGCGACGCCGGCGGGTGCCCCGGCGCGCGACAACACGGTGCTGGCGACCGTGAACGGGGAACCGATCACGGCGGGCGACCTGGCGGACGCGCTGGCCGCCCTGCCGGAGCCCGCGCGCACCGCCTTCAAGAGCGACCAGATCGAGTTCCTCGATGGCCTGATCGTGCGCAAGCTGCTGCTCCAGGAAATCCGGAAGACGTCCGACGGAGAGGCGCCTGCACGGGACGACGACGCGGCCGTGCAGGACTTCATCATGGCCAGGGTCATGTCCCAGGTGGAGGTGGCCGAGGAGGACGTCCGCGCGTTCTACGAGGAGCACAAGGACGAGATGGACGGCGAGCCGACCTTCGAGGAGGCCAAGGAGTTCCTGACCGCCTACGTGACCATGGAGAAGCAGCGCGCGGCTCTGAAGGCCCATGCGGGCGCTCTGCGGGAGAGCGCGGCCGTGACCTACAACGAGGAGTGGGTGGCCGAGCAGAAGGCGCGGGCCGCCGACAATCCCCTGGACCAGGCTCTGAAGCTGGGCCGGCCCGTGCTGGCGTCGTTTGGGGCGGAGCACTGCCCGCCCTGCGTGCGGATGAAGCCCGATCTGGAGGCCCTGGCCGAGGAGTACCGCGGGCGGGCGGAGATCCTGATCATCGACGTCGATGACCACCCTGAGCTGGCCTGGCGGCTGAAGATACGGTACACGCCGACCCAGATCTTCTTCGATGCGTCCGGCGAGCAGGTGGCCCAGCAGGTCGGCGCCATGTCGCGAGAGGACATGGTGGAGCGGCTGAAGGCGTTGGGCGTCGAGTAGGCCCTCACTTCGCTGCCGGCGTCTGCGGTGCTCTGCCGGGCGGGCGGCTGCCATCCCCCATGAGGAGCCCATCGTGAAGGTGCACCCGAATATTCTGCTGCTCGTCATCGACTGCCTGCGGTCCGATTTCGTCCACACGCTCGGGCTGGCCCGCATCCCGACCATCGATCGCCTCTGTGGCGAGGGTTTCGCGTTCACGAGCGCCATTGCCGGTTCGACGACGACCACGCCCTCCTTCGCCGGCATACTGACGGGGCGGTATCCCTACGAGACCGGCGTGCGCAGCCACTCCGGCCATCGACTGAGCCCCGAGGTCGTCACGCTGCCGGAGGTCCTGCGGGGGTGCGGGTACTTTACGCATGCGGAAGTGTGTGGGCCCCTGGGGCCCGAGGTCGGCCTGGATCGGGGGTTCGAGCACTACGACCTGCGGACCCGGAAGGAGGACGTCCATCAGGAATGGGGGCGGGAACTCCTGGGGCGGATCGCCGGGCTGCCGCAGCCCTGGTTCCTGCTCCTTCACGTCTGGGCCCTGCACAGACGGCGCCACGTGCTGCCGGAATGCGACAACGCGCGGCACGGCCGCACCGAGTACGCGCGCGCCCTCTCCAGCATCGACGTTTACCTGGCCCGGCTGCTCGGGTGCCTGCCGGAGCGGACGCTGGTTGTGCTGACGGGCGACCACGGCGAGGAGATCGCGCGGAACCCGCTCCACAGGCGCATCGGGCGGTTGCGGCGGAAGCTCTACCGCGTCGCGCTGAAGCACGGGCTGACCCACAAGCACATCTCACACGCCCTCCGGGGCTACCGCGACGGGCACGGCCACTCGCTCTACGACGAACTGGTCCGCGTGCCCCTCATCTTCTGGTGCCCCGGCCTGATGCCGGCGGGCCGCAGCGACCTTCAGGTGCGCCACGTCGACGTGCTGCCAACCCTGGCCGAGGCGGCCGGCGCGGCCGTCCCCGACGGCATTGCCGGCGAGGGGCTGATGGCGATCGTGCGCGAGGGGCAGGGCCGGCACCGGGACGCCTACCTGGAGGCGGTGGGGACGACGCGGCCGAACAAGGATGACTGGCTGGCGGGCCTGCGGGTGGACAACCGCTACAAGTACATCTACGCACCCTATCGCCAGGGGTTCGAGCCGGAACTGTACGACCTGCAGAGCGATCCGGGCGAGCGGCGGAACCTCGCGACCCTCCTGCCGGAGGTCACGGCCGACCTGCGCGGACGGATCGAACGCCTGGGGACGGACCGCCAGGCCGGGGTGCGCATGGATGCGGCCGAAGAGGAGCGCGTGATGGCGCGGCTCCGCGACCTGGGCTATGCCGACGGCGCCTCCGAACAGGAGCCGGCGGACTGAACAGGGGCGGTGCGACTGCACGGTGGACGAAAAAGGGGCCCGCCTTCCGGCGAGCCCCTTGTCTTCAGGGCCGGCAGGAGCCGTCCGCTCAGACCTCCGAGAAGACGAGCGGGTGGATGCTGGCGCCGTTGATCTTGAACTTCTCGACCCGCCAGGCGCCGATGCCTGTGAACGGCGCCGGGCCGTCGAGCCAGCCCTTGATATCGACCTTCCCGATCACGGAGCCGTCCACGAATGCGCCGGTGGTCTCGGCCCAGTTCAGGTTGAACTCGTCGCCGGGGCCGGCGACGAGGCCGGCGGCAATTGTGCTGGACGAGACGTTCCCGCCGATCTTGATCTTCTGGATGCTGCCCCCGCCGAACGTGTCGGCGTTGGCGTCCGTGCCGCCGATCGCCCAGTCCGCGCCGAGATCGGCGCCGGCCAGGATGCGTGCATGCTGCACATTGCCCTTGACGTCGATCTGGCCGATGTCGCGGGCGAAAACCTGGACCATGTCGGCCTCGGCGGCCTGGCCGAGCAGTGAGCCGCCGAACCGGAGCTTGGACAGGACTCCGCCGACGTTCACGCGGGACCCCGAAAGCATGTTGCCGGTCTTGGACTCGAAGGAGGCCACCGAGCCGCCGGCCTGGAGGCTGGAGCCGAAGTTGCCGGCGAGCTGGATCTTGCCGGCGTTGCCGGCCAGGACCATGTCGCCGTGGTAGCCGCCGGTCTTGGTCGACAGGCCGCTCAGCGAGTAGCCCTGGCCGTCCCGGCCGGTGATCACCACATCGCCGTTGATCCCTCGTGCGGTCTGGACCTTGCCGATGAAGCTCTCGCTATAGACGGCGACTGCGTCGTTGGTGTCGCCATCGGCGTCGGCATCGGCCGGGACGTCGACGTCGGCGACCGTCAGGCCGTTGACATCGTAGCCAGCGATCCCGGAGTTGAGCTTGATGGAGCCGATCGGCGCGTCGGAGACGATGAAGGCGAGGTCATCGGCGAAGCCCTTCCGGGAGTCCTTGATGGACTTCACGTAGGACGCGCCGGAGATGGCGATCCCGAGCCCGTCGGCGGAGTTCGCGCCGCCGATCGTGATGCTCTTGATCTCGATGCCGTTGCCGAGCCTCACCTCGATGTCGCCCGGGTCCACGTTGGAGTTGCCGTCCACGTCGTAGACGGCCACGACCACGTTGCCCCACTGGCGCAGGACAAGCAGCTTGGTGATGACGGGGATGCTGCCGGGGTCGACGGTGGTCGTCTGGTTCCCGGCGATGTCGGTGACCGTCACCGCCACGTCCGGCGTGGCATAGCTCTCGATGCCGCTGAAGGCCACGCCGGTGTCGATCGTGAGCTGGGCGGTGTAGATGCCGTCGCCCGCGACGGCGTCGCCGTTGGTGCCGTTGTCGACCATCGCGACGGCATCCGGGCCGCCGAATCCGCTGAGGTCGACGAAGACGCTGGCCACGTCCGTGTTGGCGTCGCCCAGGAGGCTGTTGTCCCAGGTGACGGTCAGCACGTCGCCGGCGTCGGCCACACCGATGATGCCGTCGTCGAACGACAGCCACGCGGTGATGTTGCCGTCGGTGACGACCGGGGCCGTGCGGTCGACGGTGACCGTCAGCGCGTCGGAGTGCTCGGATTCCGATCCGCCCTCCCAGGCCGTGACCGTGTAGTCCCAGGTGCCTTCCGGCTCGCCGATGGCGGCGAAGGTCGTCCCGGTGCCCGTGCCGACCAGGGTGCCGCTGCGGTAGACGCGGAATTCGTTTGTCGACGAGTTGACGTTAAAGATGAGGACGGGCGCGTTGGTGATGTCGTCCGAATCGCTGACGCCGGAGTCGCTGCCCGGCTGCAGGTCCGGTGCGGACGGGATCTCCGGGCCGGCGTAGAACACGACGGCCTGGCTCCAGGCGCCGTCGTTGTCCCGGGCCCGCGCCAGGAAGGTTTGTGCCCCCATGGTCGAGGTGGGCGTCTTGTACTGCCACGACCAGCCCAAGTTCGGATCGTCATCGCGGCCGAGGAGGATATCGACTCCCAGGTCGAGTTCGCCGTTCCCATTGGCGTCGCGGTAGAACTCGACTTCCACGACGGTGCCGTCGTCATCCTGGACGTCCTCGGCGATCAGGGTGAACCAATCGTCGGCCGGGATCGGCAGCGGGTCGCCGGTCAGGTTACCGATGGTGGGCGGTATGTCCACGTGGCCCGTCGTGCTGGGCGCGTTGACTTCATCGCTCCAGTAGCCCTCGTTGTCCCGGGCGCGCGCGAAGTAGGTGTGGTCCCCAGGCTCCCAGGTAGGCAGGATGGCCAGGGACCACCCGCCGATCTCCGAGGTGTCGATCCCGAGCACCTCGTCCTCCTCCTCGTTCAGCACGCCGTCGTCGTTGGCGTCACGGTAGAACACGACCATGTCGACGTATCCGTCGATGTCGGCTACCGTCGTGGCCGTCAGCACGAGGTTCTGGGCGTAGTGGACGGGGTCCGGAGAGAGCGTCAGCCCGGCGATGGTCGGGCGACGGGGCACGTTGACGGAGGCCGCTGCGCTCCAGCCACCGCTGTCGTCCTGTGCTCGTGCAAAGAAGACGCGGACGGCCGTGGGGTCGGCAAACTCCAGTTCCCAGGTGCCCGGGGCGACCTGCGTGCCGAAGCCGATCAGGGCGTCCAGACCTTC
This genomic interval from Candidatus Brocadiaceae bacterium contains the following:
- a CDS encoding DegT/DnrJ/EryC1/StrS family aminotransferase, yielding MAKLAIHGGEPCIKEPAYTKWPIVDERDVQHVAEVVRAGRGGWCRLGVEDSEVTAFEQEFAAFQGVKHCLAVNNGTVAIECALAGLGLRPGEEVIVPAITFVATASGVLMARGIPVFADVIPETCQIDPEDIERKITKRTRGIALVHYGGYPCDMTRIMKLAKKHNLFVLEDCAHAQGTQWNKRGAGSIGDVGTFSFQGSKALTSGEGGAIVTKRKDVYEACWAYHHIGRGLSAEKYEHETVGPNLRLSELQGAILRTQLEKLPAQVEQRMATEARIIEGLADIPGIKPLKQDRRVTRRGYYFSVFRYDEKAWGVDRETFRRAFGAEGLRIGCGYATTVYELPVFAKCAYDATGWPVAEGEKGHGRVVRYNKVRCPKAEYVAHHEHLTFGAHTLLNPQFADQALAVLHKLWDNRDELKG
- a CDS encoding thioredoxin fold domain-containing protein, encoding MYSRGNAAKDFFSGSPLHRRLSRALCVPVAVVMLAVLASAPGCDKAPEGGAATPAGAPARDNTVLATVNGEPITAGDLADALAALPEPARTAFKSDQIEFLDGLIVRKLLLQEIRKTSDGEAPARDDDAAVQDFIMARVMSQVEVAEEDVRAFYEEHKDEMDGEPTFEEAKEFLTAYVTMEKQRAALKAHAGALRESAAVTYNEEWVAEQKARAADNPLDQALKLGRPVLASFGAEHCPPCVRMKPDLEALAEEYRGRAEILIIDVDDHPELAWRLKIRYTPTQIFFDASGEQVAQQVGAMSREDMVERLKALGVE
- a CDS encoding sulfatase-like hydrolase/transferase, with product MKVHPNILLLVIDCLRSDFVHTLGLARIPTIDRLCGEGFAFTSAIAGSTTTTPSFAGILTGRYPYETGVRSHSGHRLSPEVVTLPEVLRGCGYFTHAEVCGPLGPEVGLDRGFEHYDLRTRKEDVHQEWGRELLGRIAGLPQPWFLLLHVWALHRRRHVLPECDNARHGRTEYARALSSIDVYLARLLGCLPERTLVVLTGDHGEEIARNPLHRRIGRLRRKLYRVALKHGLTHKHISHALRGYRDGHGHSLYDELVRVPLIFWCPGLMPAGRSDLQVRHVDVLPTLAEAAGAAVPDGIAGEGLMAIVREGQGRHRDAYLEAVGTTRPNKDDWLAGLRVDNRYKYIYAPYRQGFEPELYDLQSDPGERRNLATLLPEVTADLRGRIERLGTDRQAGVRMDAAEEERVMARLRDLGYADGASEQEPAD